A genomic segment from Macrobrachium rosenbergii isolate ZJJX-2024 chromosome 30, ASM4041242v1, whole genome shotgun sequence encodes:
- the LOC136854936 gene encoding uncharacterized protein, which yields MKLVYIIAYVASILGTPEGGQTTRTNSSYASSPSPSSSSVKTCTRNQTLSEMEVDSPRFQHFEIEPTREFKYLQVSMKIDSCYSRPVFRGNRFLSGENLHVNQTAGGSLPLDVSYKRIAGKHGYTIRILAATEEVLFSDDVDTTERCGRCKGFKVKAVGADICTFTLNAETQNGGEKGMQKQGLLDGAVETQNEGKIATQKLGLLDGGVENRKEGSESKQEKQNLGQEEENGDLEAQKELQKGGRRRLRLLSNSELVSSIRQFTFFLNWAFLGFLVLVMSLSFAMFLLGVCLRKTGYSKLPQQPAFTA from the exons ATGAAGCTGGTGTACATCATCGCCTACGTGGCCTCAATCCTAGGTACCCCTGAAGGGGGGCAAACAACGAGAACCAACTCTTCTTACgcgtcttctccttctccttcatcttcttctgtcAAAACCTGCACGAGAAACCAGACGCTCAGTGAGATGGAAGTCGACTCCCCGAGGTTCCAGCACTTCGAGATCGAACCGACGCGCGAATTCAAGTACCTGCAGGTGTCCATGAAGATCGACTCTTGTTACTCGCGGCCCGTTTTTCGAGGGAACCGGTTCCTCTCCGGGGAGAACCTCCACGTGAACCAGACGGCCGGCGGGAGTCTTCCCCTGGACGTGTCGTACAAGAGGATCGCTGGCAAGCACGGTTACACTATACGCATACTGGCTGCCACGGAAGAAGTCCTGTTCTCCGATGACGTCGATACAACCGAGAGGTGCGGCAGGTGCAAGGGTTTTAAAGTGAAGGCTGTCGGTGCGGATATCTGCACCTTCACCCTCAATGCCGAAACGCAAAATGGAGGGGAGAAAGGCATGCAGAAGCAAGGCCTACTCGACGGAGCAGTCGAAACCCAAAATGAAGGTAAGATAGCTACACAAAAGCTAGGCCTACTCGACGGAGGCGTCGAAAATCGAAAAGAAGGCTCCGAGAGCAAGCAGGAAAAGCAAAACTTAGGACAAGAGGAGGAAAACGGAGATTTGGAAGCCCAGAAGGAGTtgcagaaaggaggaagaagaagactgagaCTCCTGAGCAATAGTGAGCTCGTCTCCAGCATCCGCCAGTTTACTTTCTTCCTCAACTGGGCTTTTTTAGGATTCCTTGTCCTGGTTATGTCCTTATCCTTCGCTATGTTTCTCTTGGGAGTGTGTCTCAGGAAAACGGGGTACAG CAAGCTTCCACAGCAGCCGGCATTCACAGCTTAA